The genomic interval CCTCGAGCATGATGGGCAGTTTAATGACGCTGGCGGTCTGCACCGGCACATCGGCGTTGAGCTCCACCGTCTGGCCGGTGCGAAGCTGCTTGGCGAACAGCGCGACCTTGCCGCGATGCGCGCGCGCGATCGCCTCGACTCTCGCTTGCAGGGTGCTGGAGGCCTGCGGCCGTGCGGGCCGGGATTGCGCGGCAGCGGGGGCTGCGAAGGTCGCGAGAAGGAGCCAGATCGTTGCCAGGTTTCGCATAAGAGCCTGTGGGCAGGGTTATATCAGATGTGAGACGCGTGAGCCCGCCTGAGTGGATCGCGAATGTAGCAAGGTTTGCTAGGACGCCTTTCGTGTCTTCGCGCGCCTCGAATGCGTTGACACTTGCGAACGGGGTTGTGCGATGAATCCGTATCGGCCCTCGTTTTTTTGTTACATTCCAAGCCAGACCCATGCGACCGGACCTGGAGAAGGCGCTCGGTGAAGTGCGCGGTGGCTCGCCCGCGGCGCTGGAGCGCGCGCTCGAGACGCTGCAGCAGACTGTCTTCAAGTTCAGCATGAAGTTATGCGGGCATCGCGAAGACGCCGAAGACACAGCGCAGGAGACCCTGCTGCGGACGGCGGCCGAATTGCGCAAGTTCGATTCGTCGCAGGCGCTGGCTGTTTGGCTGTACAAGGTCGCGCGGTCGCGCTGCTTGATGTCGCGGCGGCGCAGCAAGTTCGACCGCCACCCGCATCTCTCGCTCGACGACGTGCTGCCCGACCGCGCCGGCCTGGAGGCGCAACTGGCGTCCTCCGGTCCGGGTCCGGAGCAGCGCCTGCTGCGCAAAGAGGATGCCGGGGAGTTGGCGCGGGCCGTGCTGCGCATCCCGCCGCTCTATCGCCAGGTGCTCGTTCTGCATGACATGGAGGAGCTCTCCGCGCGCGAGGTCGCGCAGGTGATGGGGATCGCGGAAGGGACGGTGCGGGTCAGGCTGCACCGCGCCCGGGCGTTCCTGCGGAACGAGCTGGCCCTGCGACAGCGGGGACCGCGGAAGAAGAAAGAGGGCGGGCCGAAGCCGATCACATGCCGCGCGCTCTTTGCACGGCTGTCGGATTACATCGACCACCAGATCGATCCCGGCGTCTGCGAGCGACTCGAGGTGCACCTCGATGACTGTCGCCCCTGCCAGGCCTACCTCGCGAGCCTGGAAGAGACCATCCGGCGCTGCCGAACGCATTGTCCGCCGCCGATGAAAAGGAAGCTCCAGTCCGACCTGCGGGCGCTGCTGAAAACCATCTCCTGAGCGCGGCGGTGTCCACCGTCACATCTTTCCCGCACCGTACCTGTAACGATTTCCAGCGAGTCTGCATTCATTCGCTGGAGCTCTTATGGGCAAGCATCTCCTGGCCATCTTCTTATTACTCGCGCCCGGGGCGGCGGCGCAGACGCGGCTGACCCTGGCCGACGCGGTCGCCAGCGCACTCGAGAAGAATCCCACGCGCAAGGCCGCGGTCTTCCATCGCCAGGCCGCCGCGGCCGGTGTGAAGGAAGTACGCGGGAGCCTGCTGCCGCAGCTCTCGTTCTCGGAGAGCTATCAGCGCAGCAACGACCCCGTGTTCGTGTTCGGAAGCAAGCTGCGTCAGCAGCGCTTCGGGCCGGGCGACTTCGCGCTCAACGTGCTCAATACCCCGACGCCGTTCGGCAACTTCGCCACACGGTTCTCCGGCGGATGGCAACTGTTCGACTCGGGCGCAAGTTGGATGCGGCTTGCGCAGTCGAAGCAGGCGTCGCAACTGGCGCAGCGGCAACTGGAGCG from Terriglobales bacterium carries:
- a CDS encoding sigma-70 family RNA polymerase sigma factor, with product MRPDLEKALGEVRGGSPAALERALETLQQTVFKFSMKLCGHREDAEDTAQETLLRTAAELRKFDSSQALAVWLYKVARSRCLMSRRRSKFDRHPHLSLDDVLPDRAGLEAQLASSGPGPEQRLLRKEDAGELARAVLRIPPLYRQVLVLHDMEELSAREVAQVMGIAEGTVRVRLHRARAFLRNELALRQRGPRKKKEGGPKPITCRALFARLSDYIDHQIDPGVCERLEVHLDDCRPCQAYLASLEETIRRCRTHCPPPMKRKLQSDLRALLKTIS